Proteins encoded together in one Corallococcus caeni window:
- a CDS encoding ureidoglycolate lyase yields the protein MKDAPAPLRSIVALPLTPEGFAPFGDVVSAGLKSGASANQGTAVRFDWSARLENGREGAKPNLAVFRSVPQPLPFTVKLLEHHPQSSQAFLPMRCSRFLVCVAPTAPSGGPDLDGLVAFVCGPGQGVNYHRGVWHHPIVALDAPAEFAMLAWEDGSAEDCVVRQFSTPVSVVVAD from the coding sequence ATGAAGGACGCTCCCGCCCCGCTCCGCTCCATCGTCGCCCTGCCCCTGACGCCGGAGGGCTTCGCGCCCTTCGGGGACGTCGTGTCCGCCGGACTCAAGAGCGGCGCTTCGGCGAACCAGGGCACCGCGGTGCGGTTCGACTGGTCGGCGCGGCTGGAGAATGGCCGGGAGGGCGCGAAGCCCAACCTCGCGGTGTTCCGCTCCGTGCCGCAGCCGCTGCCCTTCACCGTGAAGCTGCTGGAACACCATCCCCAGTCGAGCCAGGCGTTCCTGCCCATGCGCTGCTCGCGCTTCCTGGTGTGCGTCGCGCCCACCGCGCCTTCGGGCGGGCCGGACCTGGACGGGCTCGTCGCGTTCGTCTGCGGCCCCGGCCAGGGCGTGAACTACCACCGGGGCGTGTGGCACCACCCCATCGTCGCGCTCGACGCGCCGGCCGAGTTCGCGATGCTGGCGTGGGAGGACGGGAGCGCGGAGGACTGCGTCGTGCGGCAGTTCTCCACGCCCGTCTCCGTCGTCGTCGCGGACTGA
- a CDS encoding caspase family protein: MAQGYSINIGLNAVDPNHYAGWDGQLKACEADAEDMISIAKAQEFSRIRPFLTKDATRASVLAELGEAASVLQAGDLLLFTYSGHGGQLPDMNGDEDDGLDETWCLYDGELVDDEIYQAMSKLKAGVRVFMLSDSCHSGSVSSVAYAALRSSGSLQLLADSMRSTEATERHFKEMPQGIEQRTYRQNKAMYDAILKGLPKDDPRQTLKATVLLISGCQDNQLSSDGVYNGLFTANLLRVWNGGKFKGTYPTFHRRILRTMPPIQSPAYSIIGVPSREFERQIPFHVS, encoded by the coding sequence ATGGCGCAGGGGTACTCCATCAACATCGGTTTGAACGCGGTGGATCCGAATCATTACGCGGGCTGGGATGGTCAGCTGAAGGCGTGTGAAGCGGACGCCGAGGACATGATCAGCATCGCGAAGGCGCAGGAGTTCAGCCGCATCCGCCCCTTCCTCACGAAGGACGCCACGCGCGCGAGCGTGCTCGCGGAGCTGGGAGAGGCGGCTTCGGTCCTCCAGGCCGGAGACCTGTTGTTGTTCACCTACTCGGGGCACGGCGGCCAGCTCCCTGACATGAACGGGGATGAGGACGACGGCCTGGACGAGACGTGGTGTCTGTACGACGGGGAGCTCGTCGACGACGAAATCTACCAGGCGATGTCGAAGCTCAAGGCCGGCGTGCGGGTCTTCATGCTCTCCGACAGCTGCCACAGCGGCTCGGTGAGCAGCGTGGCCTATGCGGCCCTGCGCTCCAGCGGCAGCCTGCAGCTGCTGGCGGACTCGATGCGGAGCACGGAGGCCACGGAGCGGCACTTCAAGGAGATGCCGCAGGGCATCGAGCAGCGCACCTATCGCCAGAACAAGGCGATGTACGACGCCATCCTGAAGGGGCTGCCCAAGGACGACCCGAGGCAGACGCTCAAGGCCACGGTGCTGCTCATCTCCGGCTGCCAGGACAACCAGCTCTCCAGCGACGGCGTCTACAACGGCCTCTTCACGGCCAACCTGCTGCGCGTGTGGAACGGAGGGAAGTTCAAGGGCACCTACCCGACGTTCCACCGCCGCATCCTGCGCACCATGCCGCCCATCCAGTCCCCCGCGTACTCCATCATCGGAGTGCCGAGCCGCGAGTTCGAGCGGCAGATCCCGTTCCACGTCAGCTGA
- a CDS encoding invertase recombinase-like protein, which translates to METPDSGGSVPDAGTEEPDAGPEVPDSGTETPDSGTETPDSGTETPDSGTETPDSGTETPDAGSETPDSGTETPDAGSGTPDAGQPTEVNVIDNGGFEVWPGALPALWSGSTSNIEVVQKVTTQAFEGVNAVRLVNSSSTHRRFSTVAKSMPAGRYSCSYQARGTGDVRNAFFGTDYSSYSSYTSVNPQAWTRVAYTFNLANAVYETFELIFSVRNTSGEHVLIDDVRCVRAPEPCDQVSCEVWARCDNATATCQPLSGRCDDAMDCNAWQACDETHTCVTAEGRCVRHADCAGTPETPVCDTSRHLCVEGDPCAGVTCSNPATSCNPTTGVCELAEGACFTTYDCLGALPACDPATRRCVAADHAANIIRNGGFESWSTRPIPYYGNNFVPDFWYGLDNGITDPGTEIKPSRLMRYTSSVHGGSAALQFVVPIQVAERFSLEKFNVPTGNYSCSYRVRGHGTIRHRLYSSAGWSPQTDFIAVDSDEWQPVFFRFTGNVRDWRLLFYPSRSVADRDHLQVDDVVCTKD; encoded by the coding sequence GTGGAGACGCCTGATTCGGGCGGCTCCGTACCGGACGCAGGCACCGAGGAGCCTGACGCGGGCCCCGAGGTTCCTGACTCCGGCACCGAGACGCCCGACTCCGGCACCGAGACTCCTGACTCCGGCACCGAGACGCCCGACTCCGGCACCGAGACTCCTGACTCCGGCACCGAGACGCCCGACGCCGGCTCCGAGACGCCCGACTCCGGCACGGAGACTCCGGATGCGGGCTCCGGGACGCCGGACGCAGGCCAGCCCACCGAAGTGAACGTCATCGACAACGGGGGCTTCGAGGTGTGGCCCGGTGCGCTTCCGGCGCTGTGGTCCGGCAGCACGTCGAACATCGAGGTGGTGCAGAAGGTCACGACGCAGGCATTCGAGGGCGTGAACGCGGTCCGGTTGGTCAACTCCTCTTCCACGCACCGGCGCTTCAGCACCGTGGCGAAGTCGATGCCCGCGGGCCGCTACTCCTGCAGCTACCAGGCTCGGGGGACCGGCGACGTGCGCAACGCCTTCTTCGGCACGGACTACTCCAGCTACTCGTCGTACACCTCCGTCAACCCCCAGGCGTGGACCCGGGTGGCGTACACCTTCAACCTCGCCAACGCCGTCTACGAGACGTTCGAGCTCATCTTCAGCGTCCGGAACACCAGCGGCGAGCATGTGCTCATCGACGACGTCCGCTGTGTCCGGGCCCCCGAGCCTTGTGATCAGGTCAGCTGCGAGGTCTGGGCGCGTTGCGACAATGCCACCGCGACCTGCCAGCCGCTCTCCGGCCGCTGCGATGACGCCATGGACTGCAACGCGTGGCAGGCCTGCGATGAGACCCATACGTGCGTGACCGCGGAGGGCCGCTGCGTGCGCCACGCGGACTGCGCGGGGACTCCGGAGACGCCTGTCTGCGACACCTCCAGGCACCTCTGCGTCGAGGGCGACCCTTGCGCTGGCGTGACGTGCAGCAACCCCGCGACGAGCTGCAATCCCACGACGGGCGTGTGCGAGCTGGCCGAAGGGGCCTGCTTCACGACCTACGACTGCCTTGGCGCGCTGCCCGCCTGCGACCCGGCCACCCGGCGCTGCGTCGCGGCCGACCACGCCGCGAACATCATCCGCAATGGTGGCTTCGAGAGCTGGAGCACCCGCCCCATCCCCTACTACGGAAACAACTTCGTCCCGGACTTCTGGTACGGCCTCGACAACGGCATCACGGACCCGGGCACGGAGATCAAGCCCTCGCGGCTCATGCGCTACACGAGCTCGGTGCACGGCGGCTCGGCGGCGCTGCAGTTCGTGGTCCCCATCCAGGTCGCGGAGCGCTTCTCGCTGGAGAAGTTCAACGTGCCGACTGGCAACTACTCCTGTTCGTACCGGGTGCGGGGCCACGGCACCATCCGCCACCGCCTCTATTCGAGCGCCGGCTGGAGCCCGCAGACGGACTTCATCGCCGTCGACAGCGATGAGTGGCAGCCGGTGTTCTTCCGCTTCACCGGCAACGTGCGTGACTGGCGCCTGCTCTTCTACCCGAGCCGCAGCGTCGCCGACCGCGATCACCTCCAGGTCGACGACGTCGTCTGCACGAAGGACTAG
- a CDS encoding anti-sigma factor family protein: MSCDTVSPELVAYHFGTLDPEARKAVEDHLPDCATCLREFIALKRDLETSEEGPLPSPRARERLRLAVARELRPQAAARTWNRWERPLALGGALAALVAATLVIHQASVRVAVAPRALSLVDRGP, encoded by the coding sequence ATGAGCTGCGACACGGTGTCGCCCGAGCTGGTCGCCTACCACTTCGGCACCCTGGACCCCGAAGCCCGAAAGGCCGTCGAGGACCACCTGCCCGACTGCGCGACGTGCCTGCGGGAGTTCATCGCGCTCAAGCGCGACCTGGAGACGAGCGAGGAAGGCCCCCTGCCCTCTCCGCGGGCCCGGGAGCGCCTGCGGCTCGCCGTGGCGCGGGAGCTGCGCCCCCAGGCCGCCGCCCGCACCTGGAACCGGTGGGAGCGGCCGCTCGCGCTTGGAGGTGCGCTGGCCGCGCTCGTCGCCGCTACGCTCGTGATCCACCAGGCTTCGGTCCGGGTGGCGGTGGCCCCCCGGGCCCTTTCCCTCGTGGATCGTGGTCCTTGA
- a CDS encoding RNA polymerase sigma factor has product MLSDEALYEALLGGDLKAFDALYARYERHLFGFIRKHLGDAHEAEDVLHETFLAILRDRAGARAARSFRAWLFQVARHLCLNRHRSAHRATRALKKEADSPEEPGPGPEHALEHQQARDALLKAVGRLPLELGELYALRTQGMSYVEMADVLGLPLGTVKSRMHQLVKQLREEMHP; this is encoded by the coding sequence ATGCTCTCGGATGAGGCACTGTACGAAGCCCTGCTCGGCGGAGACCTGAAGGCCTTCGATGCGCTCTACGCGCGCTATGAACGGCACCTCTTCGGGTTCATCCGCAAGCACCTGGGGGATGCCCACGAGGCGGAGGACGTCCTGCATGAGACCTTCCTCGCGATCCTCCGCGACCGGGCCGGAGCCCGTGCCGCCCGAAGCTTCCGGGCGTGGCTCTTCCAGGTCGCGCGCCACCTCTGCCTCAACCGCCATCGGTCCGCCCACCGGGCGACGCGGGCCTTGAAGAAGGAAGCCGACTCACCGGAGGAGCCAGGCCCCGGACCCGAGCATGCCCTCGAGCACCAGCAGGCCCGGGATGCGCTGCTCAAGGCCGTGGGCAGGCTCCCCCTGGAGCTCGGCGAGCTCTATGCCCTGCGCACCCAGGGCATGTCCTACGTGGAGATGGCCGACGTCCTGGGCCTTCCGCTGGGCACGGTGAAGTCCCGGATGCACCAACTGGTGAAACAGCTGCGCGAGGAGATGCACCCATGA
- a CDS encoding MFS transporter: MSIPLAGAPVSPASRSTSWGAVFALTLCVSTLVASEFMPVSLLTPIASDLHLSEGRAGQAISVSGLFAVLTSLFIASAARSMDRRKLLLGLTAVMLASGFVTALAPSFTVLMVGRALIGVVIGGFWSLSAATVMRLVPEGEVPRALGLLNGGNALATTIAAPLGSFLGQYIGWRGAFFAVVPLAALTLVWQFLTLPPMPTERTAPPPSTFALLRRPQALWGILAVALFFMGQFALFTYLRPFLETVTRVGVSTLSLVLLGMGTAGLLGTYLIGFLVARRLSAVLIAAPVAMAVIAVALVVFGQSLAATAVLLVGWGLIGTAAPVAWWTWLSRTLPRDAEAGGGLMVAAIQLAITVGASVGGLLFDRSGYRSTFGVSAALLGGAALLAIRASRGACAGADEVRMAPLKSVT, encoded by the coding sequence ATGTCCATCCCACTCGCCGGCGCGCCCGTGTCGCCGGCCTCGCGCTCCACGTCCTGGGGCGCCGTGTTCGCGCTCACCCTGTGCGTCTCGACGCTCGTCGCGTCCGAGTTCATGCCGGTGAGCCTGCTGACGCCCATCGCGTCGGACCTCCACCTGAGCGAAGGGCGCGCCGGCCAGGCAATCTCCGTGTCCGGCCTCTTCGCCGTGCTGACGAGCCTGTTCATCGCGTCCGCGGCCAGGTCCATGGACCGCCGGAAGCTGCTCCTGGGGCTCACCGCCGTGATGCTGGCTTCGGGCTTCGTGACCGCCCTGGCGCCGAGCTTCACCGTGCTCATGGTGGGCCGTGCGCTCATCGGCGTCGTCATCGGCGGCTTCTGGTCGTTGTCGGCGGCCACCGTGATGCGGCTGGTCCCCGAGGGCGAAGTGCCGCGCGCGCTGGGCCTGCTGAACGGCGGTAACGCGCTGGCCACCACCATCGCGGCGCCGCTCGGCAGCTTCCTGGGGCAGTACATCGGGTGGCGGGGTGCGTTCTTCGCGGTCGTCCCGCTCGCGGCGCTCACCCTCGTGTGGCAGTTCCTCACCTTGCCGCCGATGCCCACGGAGCGCACCGCTCCGCCTCCGAGCACGTTCGCCCTCCTTCGCCGCCCCCAGGCGCTGTGGGGCATCCTGGCGGTCGCGCTCTTCTTCATGGGCCAGTTCGCCCTCTTCACGTACCTGCGTCCCTTCCTGGAGACGGTCACGCGGGTCGGGGTGTCCACCCTCTCGCTGGTCCTGTTGGGGATGGGCACCGCGGGGCTCCTGGGCACGTATCTCATCGGGTTCCTCGTGGCCCGGCGGCTGTCGGCGGTGCTCATCGCCGCGCCGGTGGCGATGGCCGTCATCGCGGTCGCGCTCGTCGTCTTCGGTCAATCCCTCGCGGCAACGGCCGTCCTCCTGGTGGGGTGGGGCCTCATCGGCACGGCGGCGCCGGTCGCATGGTGGACGTGGCTCAGCCGCACGCTGCCGCGCGACGCGGAGGCTGGCGGCGGCCTCATGGTCGCGGCCATCCAGCTCGCCATCACGGTGGGTGCCTCGGTCGGAGGGCTGCTGTTCGACCGGAGCGGCTACCGGAGCACGTTCGGGGTGAGCGCCGCGCTGCTCGGGGGAGCCGCCCTCCTGGCCATCCGCGCGTCGAGGGGTGCCTGCGCTGGCGCTGACGAGGTCCGCATGGCGCCGCTGAAGAGCGTCACCTGA
- a CDS encoding GFA family protein: MENPASEWKLPWDGGCRCGKVRLRVTLPPLVTMACHCTGCQRMSSSAFSLTLAVPTPGFQILSGEPVVGGLHGASKHMFCDYCMTWMFTRPEGLDSFVNLRPTMLDDRSWFVPFIETFTDEKLPWATTPAVHSYATLPEWSAYEGLVQEFAAKGARPR, translated from the coding sequence ATGGAAAATCCTGCCTCTGAATGGAAGCTGCCGTGGGACGGAGGGTGTCGGTGCGGGAAGGTCCGCCTGCGTGTCACCCTGCCGCCGCTCGTCACCATGGCATGTCACTGCACCGGCTGTCAGCGCATGAGCTCCAGCGCGTTCAGCCTGACCCTGGCGGTGCCCACGCCCGGCTTCCAGATCCTCTCCGGAGAGCCGGTGGTGGGCGGGCTGCATGGGGCGTCGAAGCACATGTTCTGCGACTACTGCATGACGTGGATGTTCACGCGGCCCGAGGGCCTGGACAGCTTCGTGAACCTGCGGCCGACCATGCTCGACGACCGGAGCTGGTTCGTGCCGTTCATCGAGACCTTCACGGACGAGAAGCTGCCCTGGGCGACGACGCCCGCGGTGCACTCCTACGCGACGCTGCCGGAGTGGTCCGCGTACGAGGGGCTCGTCCAGGAGTTCGCCGCGAAGGGCGCGCGACCCCGCTAG
- a CDS encoding amidohydrolase, whose translation MKTLPLLPLLFACLALPGGPVFAAAPSPTAIDGLDALYPELDALYRDLHQTPELSLQEEKTAAKLAERLRKLGFEVTPKVGGHGVVALLRNGKGPTVMLRTDLDALPVEEKTGLAYASTTKAKDAAGADVPVMHACGHDVHMTSWLGTATLLARTKDRWRGTLMLVGQPAEEIGAGARQMLADGLFKRFPKPDFAVALHTVATAAAGTVRFTPGYALASVDSVDVTLYGKGGHGAYPHTTVDPVVMAARTILSLQTLISREKSPLEPGVITVGAIHGGTKHNIIPDEVRLQLTVRTYKPEVRKALLAGIERIAKAEAMASGAPRPPDVKVTEGTPATFNDPALTKRLVDAVGKVLGEKNLSETPPVMGGEDFSEYGRTGVPAVMMWLGITEPKRFADAKGTEEALPSPHSPLYAPDRERTLRTGVTVLTTAAMELLGRP comes from the coding sequence GTGAAAACGCTTCCCCTGCTTCCCCTGCTCTTCGCGTGCCTGGCGTTGCCCGGCGGCCCCGTGTTCGCGGCCGCGCCCTCCCCCACTGCCATTGACGGCCTGGACGCGCTGTACCCCGAGCTGGACGCGCTCTACCGCGACCTGCACCAGACACCCGAGCTGTCACTCCAGGAGGAGAAGACGGCGGCGAAGCTGGCCGAGCGCCTTCGCAAGCTCGGCTTCGAGGTGACCCCGAAGGTTGGCGGGCACGGCGTGGTGGCCCTGCTGCGCAACGGCAAGGGGCCCACGGTGATGCTTCGCACGGACCTGGACGCGCTGCCGGTGGAGGAGAAGACGGGGCTGGCCTACGCCAGCACGACGAAGGCGAAGGATGCGGCCGGAGCGGATGTCCCGGTGATGCACGCGTGCGGGCACGACGTGCACATGACGTCCTGGCTGGGCACGGCCACGCTGCTGGCGCGGACGAAGGACCGGTGGCGTGGCACGCTGATGCTGGTGGGGCAGCCGGCCGAGGAGATTGGCGCGGGAGCCCGGCAGATGCTGGCGGACGGCCTCTTCAAGCGCTTCCCCAAGCCGGACTTCGCCGTGGCCCTGCACACCGTCGCCACCGCCGCGGCGGGGACGGTGCGGTTCACTCCCGGCTATGCGCTGGCGAGCGTGGACTCGGTGGACGTCACCCTCTACGGCAAGGGCGGGCACGGCGCGTACCCGCACACCACCGTGGACCCGGTGGTGATGGCGGCGCGCACCATCCTCTCGCTGCAGACGCTCATCAGCCGGGAGAAGAGCCCGCTGGAGCCGGGGGTGATCACCGTGGGCGCCATCCACGGAGGCACCAAGCACAACATCATCCCGGACGAGGTGCGCCTGCAGCTCACGGTGCGCACATACAAGCCGGAGGTCCGCAAGGCGCTGCTGGCCGGCATCGAGCGCATCGCCAAGGCGGAGGCGATGGCCTCCGGAGCGCCCCGCCCTCCCGACGTCAAGGTCACCGAGGGCACGCCCGCAACCTTCAATGACCCCGCGCTCACGAAGCGGCTGGTGGACGCGGTGGGCAAGGTGCTGGGCGAGAAGAACCTCAGCGAGACACCGCCCGTCATGGGCGGCGAGGACTTCTCCGAGTACGGCCGCACGGGCGTGCCCGCCGTGATGATGTGGCTGGGCATCACCGAGCCCAAGCGCTTCGCCGACGCCAAGGGCACGGAGGAGGCGCTGCCCTCCCCGCACTCGCCCCTCTACGCACCGGACCGCGAGCGCACGCTGCGCACCGGCGTCACCGTGCTGACCACCGCCGCGATGGAGCTGCTGGGCAGGCCCTGA
- a CDS encoding zinc-dependent metalloprotease produces MPGRTWSSRRRWWGAASLVVMLTSGGCDTAGPVTETEAPEASLAVSLEDAFVAVPRATSTEQRQQVEQRLSGVVEDAGTHFYLAIKRSELNQKWFLSAFLKQLHPGGVIFGAGRSLGTRVVSFQEQNGRLFVVDVDDRKRLSDVFDPEVLVEAYPVVTDYGPFNRLRNADQYILIDPSAGLNRFGVMGDALSVSTRFQTELSFAQRFHPITDGIAFEQVFTGYSEASEPFAVDYLEPNGYRASGTLGLALRRYKEGPGYTPTAMPEQTLYFAGASSFITNAGGWTDTPAMKWNIHPGMKPIPWFITPSVLAIQADPRFQAYDLVGALKRGVEGWNQAFGFKVLEVTVGGAGLDFADDDKNVLIFDPDEGVPYAFANFRINPNTSELRGASVYLPALWLVLGDEGFESDPGAFAAARARTLPPVSMSWSGMKAEALCDLNVLERFGDPEAGLASSLTTVTPQTKKQKVEAYLTHVVLHEIGHTLGLRHNFAGSLVYDGTPTGLRSSSVMDYVVDEDSVLDSAPGPYDVQAVRYLYGLDSQLPTWEFCTDQDRFTNPRCAQYDRTNDPFSFTLADFNVYAQSFLTTATVTNRLNLTLSNRTNQVLGFVRAGTEQVRAYQDILAQVRPPLVVPPGAPAVYASRADELARRVLSRLYLDPVSSRGSTFTANAPTTPQFTAPVMADVRGILFNVDGVRGYAARRAMVDILKQFQTLPAYSTLREARDTLTAQLPSLTGEERLQSEDLLARITTALSPYYR; encoded by the coding sequence ATGCCTGGACGGACGTGGTCTTCGCGGCGCCGCTGGTGGGGCGCCGCGTCGCTGGTGGTGATGTTGACGAGCGGCGGCTGTGACACCGCCGGGCCCGTGACTGAAACGGAAGCCCCCGAGGCGTCGCTGGCCGTGAGCCTGGAGGACGCCTTCGTGGCGGTGCCCCGGGCCACGAGCACGGAGCAGCGGCAGCAGGTGGAGCAGCGCCTGTCCGGCGTCGTGGAGGACGCGGGCACCCACTTCTACCTGGCCATCAAGCGCAGCGAGCTGAACCAGAAGTGGTTCCTGTCCGCGTTCCTCAAGCAGCTGCATCCGGGAGGGGTGATCTTCGGCGCTGGCCGGTCCCTGGGCACTCGGGTGGTCTCCTTCCAGGAACAGAACGGCCGGCTCTTCGTCGTAGATGTGGACGACCGCAAGAGGCTCAGCGACGTGTTCGACCCAGAGGTGCTGGTGGAGGCCTACCCCGTCGTCACCGACTACGGCCCGTTCAACCGCCTGCGCAACGCCGACCAGTACATCCTCATCGATCCGTCGGCGGGGCTCAATCGCTTCGGCGTGATGGGGGACGCGTTGTCCGTCTCCACGCGCTTCCAGACGGAGCTGAGCTTCGCGCAGCGCTTCCATCCCATCACCGACGGCATCGCCTTCGAGCAGGTCTTCACGGGCTACTCGGAGGCATCCGAGCCGTTCGCCGTGGATTACCTGGAGCCCAATGGCTACCGCGCCTCCGGCACGCTCGGCCTCGCCCTGCGCCGCTACAAGGAGGGGCCCGGCTACACGCCCACGGCCATGCCCGAGCAGACGCTCTACTTCGCGGGAGCGTCCAGCTTCATCACCAACGCCGGTGGCTGGACGGACACCCCGGCGATGAAGTGGAACATCCACCCCGGGATGAAGCCCATCCCCTGGTTCATCACCCCCTCCGTGCTCGCGATCCAGGCCGACCCGCGCTTCCAGGCCTATGACCTGGTGGGCGCCCTCAAGCGCGGCGTGGAGGGTTGGAACCAGGCGTTCGGCTTCAAGGTCCTGGAGGTCACGGTGGGCGGCGCGGGGCTCGACTTCGCGGATGACGACAAGAACGTCCTCATCTTCGACCCGGACGAGGGCGTGCCCTACGCCTTCGCGAACTTCCGCATCAACCCCAACACCAGCGAGCTGCGCGGCGCCAGCGTCTACCTGCCGGCCTTGTGGCTGGTGCTCGGGGACGAGGGCTTCGAGAGCGACCCCGGAGCGTTCGCCGCCGCACGGGCACGGACCCTCCCGCCCGTGAGCATGTCCTGGTCCGGGATGAAGGCGGAGGCGCTGTGCGACCTGAACGTCCTCGAGCGCTTCGGAGACCCGGAGGCCGGCCTCGCGTCGTCGTTGACGACGGTCACTCCGCAGACGAAGAAGCAGAAGGTGGAGGCCTACCTCACGCACGTGGTGTTGCATGAGATTGGCCACACGCTGGGCCTGCGCCACAACTTCGCCGGCTCGCTCGTGTACGACGGCACGCCCACGGGCCTGCGCAGCAGCTCCGTGATGGACTACGTCGTGGACGAGGACTCCGTCCTGGACAGTGCGCCAGGCCCCTACGACGTGCAGGCGGTGCGATACCTCTACGGGCTGGACTCCCAGCTGCCCACCTGGGAGTTCTGCACGGATCAGGACCGGTTCACCAACCCGCGCTGTGCCCAGTATGACCGCACGAACGACCCGTTCAGCTTCACGCTGGCGGACTTCAACGTCTACGCGCAGAGCTTCCTCACCACGGCCACGGTCACCAACCGGCTCAACCTTACCCTCAGCAACCGCACCAACCAGGTCCTGGGCTTCGTGAGGGCCGGGACGGAGCAGGTGCGGGCGTACCAGGACATCCTGGCGCAGGTGCGGCCGCCGCTCGTCGTGCCTCCGGGCGCGCCCGCGGTCTACGCCTCCCGCGCGGATGAGCTCGCCCGCCGCGTCCTCTCGCGCCTCTACCTGGACCCGGTGTCGTCGCGCGGCAGCACCTTCACCGCGAACGCGCCCACCACGCCGCAGTTCACGGCGCCGGTGATGGCGGATGTGCGCGGCATCCTCTTCAACGTGGACGGCGTGCGCGGCTACGCGGCCCGCCGCGCCATGGTGGACATCCTGAAGCAATTCCAGACGCTGCCCGCGTACTCGACGCTTCGCGAGGCCCGCGACACGCTCACCGCGCAGCTTCCCTCGCTCACGGGGGAGGAACGGTTGCAGTCCGAGGACCTGCTGGCGCGCATCACCACCGCGCTCTCGCCCTACTACCGCTGA
- a CDS encoding DUF1501 domain-containing protein translates to MPNTSRRTLLKWALGAGQLALLERAGLLGSSTAHAADVDVPSRLVVLYIPGGYRPAYYFTPMEDADIPLCVPTPSNHSGEPVFFQASQLVNLAPPNGSYKPLRTWQSWNPADPAARGSYSPLMYGYTHFALADQLSVLHGIDQGTNDHSSAFISSMCGVAGADYRAPAVHSVIANHLYEKYRESRPLPFVVVTGERGMPVGMGLPSHASPLRVPSIEALKPMLSAKPSDNPWWTGLDARTEAPELDARGQPTGGTLKTTAIERFSLTRAQQLLRRSTAKVDNYLEGLHGSLSSVSRVLATDVVSVLEKTKGIEMMTSNRPAYLSSYLSNQSFTYSFGLANFHLTGLDPRMDLALRLLKADLCTSVHVSLQQDFDTHNGLGHGYSCAHGRGMMDNVARFLGELKAAPAPGKPGKTLLDDTLVLVMSEFGRSWASRSSDGTYYLPDDHHPYTSICFAGGNVAGNRQVGSYTPRGLGVPVDIIEENGQASKRVPRSADAVTTALRILGMETHEFFIPGGYGEVMGLRKA, encoded by the coding sequence ATGCCGAACACCTCTCGTCGCACCCTGCTCAAGTGGGCCCTCGGCGCGGGACAGCTCGCGCTCCTCGAGCGCGCGGGGCTCCTCGGTTCGAGCACCGCGCACGCCGCGGACGTCGACGTCCCCTCGCGCCTCGTGGTGCTCTACATCCCCGGCGGCTACCGGCCGGCGTACTACTTCACCCCGATGGAGGACGCGGACATCCCGCTCTGCGTCCCCACGCCCTCCAACCACAGCGGCGAGCCCGTCTTCTTCCAGGCGAGCCAGCTGGTGAACCTCGCGCCTCCGAACGGCTCCTACAAGCCGCTGCGGACGTGGCAGTCGTGGAACCCCGCCGACCCGGCCGCGCGTGGCAGCTACAGCCCGCTCATGTACGGCTACACGCACTTCGCGCTGGCGGATCAGCTCAGCGTGCTGCACGGCATCGACCAGGGCACCAACGACCACTCGAGCGCGTTCATCTCCTCGATGTGCGGTGTCGCCGGCGCGGACTACCGGGCGCCCGCCGTGCACTCGGTCATCGCGAACCACCTGTACGAGAAGTACCGCGAGAGCCGGCCGCTGCCCTTCGTCGTCGTCACCGGAGAGCGCGGCATGCCGGTGGGCATGGGGCTGCCCTCCCACGCCTCGCCCCTGCGCGTGCCGTCCATCGAGGCGCTCAAGCCGATGCTCTCGGCGAAGCCCTCGGACAACCCGTGGTGGACGGGGCTCGACGCGCGCACCGAGGCGCCCGAGCTGGATGCGCGCGGGCAGCCCACCGGGGGCACCCTGAAGACGACGGCCATCGAGCGCTTCTCGCTGACGCGCGCCCAGCAGCTCCTGCGCCGCTCGACGGCGAAGGTGGACAACTACCTGGAGGGGCTGCACGGCTCGCTGTCGTCGGTGTCGCGCGTGCTCGCGACGGACGTCGTGTCCGTGCTGGAGAAGACCAAGGGCATCGAGATGATGACCTCGAACCGCCCCGCGTACCTGTCGAGCTACCTGTCCAACCAGTCGTTCACGTACAGCTTCGGCCTCGCGAACTTCCACCTCACGGGGCTCGACCCGCGCATGGACCTGGCGCTGCGCCTGCTCAAGGCGGACCTCTGCACCTCGGTGCACGTCTCGCTGCAGCAGGACTTCGACACGCACAACGGCCTGGGCCATGGCTACAGCTGCGCGCACGGCCGCGGGATGATGGACAACGTCGCGCGCTTCCTCGGCGAGCTCAAGGCCGCGCCCGCGCCCGGCAAGCCCGGCAAGACGCTGCTCGACGACACGCTCGTGCTGGTGATGAGCGAGTTCGGCCGGAGCTGGGCCTCGCGGAGCAGCGACGGCACCTATTACCTGCCGGACGACCACCACCCCTACACGTCCATCTGCTTCGCGGGCGGGAACGTGGCGGGGAACCGGCAAGTGGGCTCGTACACCCCGCGCGGGCTCGGCGTCCCGGTGGACATCATCGAGGAGAACGGCCAGGCCTCGAAGCGCGTGCCCCGCTCCGCGGACGCGGTGACGACCGCGCTGCGCATCCTGGGCATGGAAACGCACGAGTTCTTCATCCCCGGCGGCTACGGCGAGGTCATGGGGCTCCGCAAGGCGTAG